The Platichthys flesus chromosome 17, fPlaFle2.1, whole genome shotgun sequence DNA window attatgttttcacccagtATACATATGTGTCCAAcgataatgtttgtgtgtgtatttcagaacaagtgagaaagaaagacaaagagagtgaGGAAAGTCAGTGTCAACATGGCCAGTTAGGAGCTATGTTTAGCTTGGAGGTTTTGAATATGACCcccaatgattttatttttgtaacattGCAATTCCACTTGTTATTGAAATTGTATAGTCCCTTACATTGGTCAAATTTCCAATAATGCCCCCCCTTTTTTCAAAATTTCAGTCAGgctcatttttgtttttgaaatcagtttttgaattcacacaataataataatcagcaaTATTAGACAAAATAATGGACTGCActtttaaaattataataagCGGAGTTGACACATTAAAGTACAACATATGACACTATCAACTAATCGTGATCATTTAGTTATTTGTgtatatgaaataaatgtttataacaAATGAGTAACAGTAGTTTTCACAGTGACATATGACATTCATTGTTTGATTAAAACTAACCGACATagagaaaagtgttttatgtatttaggGATACATTTCTGTCCTGCAAACATTGTTTCAGTCTTGCACCAGGCAAGACttatattttctaaaacaaGCACAGTTTTAAAGACATTACCACGGCATGTAGCTCCAGTCTGCGACAGTGTTCACAGTGGTAAGAGTCCTGGCGGTAGGGGAGGTGTTTGGACATCAGACCCAGTGCAGCAGTGGCAAATGCGGCACTGATGAGATGCAGCACGAGCGTGCATTTGAcctgcaaattaagaaaacagtGCACACATACaataatgtttgttattttcgtTTTGGTAACATATATTAAATACTGTCTTGTATTTATTACTACCACAGTACAAACACCACATCCTTtaatttttctctcactctctcactctgtcactcactcactctcattCACAGCTATCTAGTGAGGATACTCATTGGCATAACGCAGTCCTtggccccttaccctaaccatccaaactaaatgcctatcCCTTGACCTAAATCAAGCAGAGTTAGAGACACTACCTATATATATGTAGTAcagggtccctcaaggttccgtCCTGcgtcccctcctcttctctctgtacaccaactctctcagctctgtcattcactcacatggcttttcctaccataactatgctgatgacacccaactaatcctgtcttttccccgatctgaaacacaggtattagcacgaatctctgcctgtctgaccgacatctctcagtggatgtctgtacaccacctgaaaattaaccttgacaagactgaactacttttcctcccagggaaagactctcccactACTGACCTGACTactaactttgacaactctgtgttaacccccactcagactgctaggaacctggggtTGACACTCAaaagccaactctcccttactgccaacattactgtaaCAACtcgttcctgtagattcatgctgtaaaacatcaggagaatacacccccttctcactcagaaggcgatgcaggttctggtccaggccctAGTCATCTCAAGCCTAGACTATTGTAACTCTCTCCttgcaggtctacctgctagtgccatacgacctctgcagctcattcagaatgcagcagctcaactgtttttaacctaaattcaATCACACTACTCTGCtacccttcactggttaccagtggctgcccgcatctgtttcaaaacattagtacttgcgtaccgtgctgtgaatggatcaggtccagtctacatccagaaCATGGTCAAACATAACCCCCCATACCGTTCACTCATCTCGGTGTCTGACAATCAGCTTATTGTttcctcactgcgagctaaacactcatcaaaatcactactgtttgctgtcctggctcctaaatggtggaataaGCTTCACATCGACATCCTgtcatcagaaagtttacacatcttccgccacaaactaaaaacatagcTCTTCCGCCTATACCttgaataacattttgaaactaacaattgaGTAGTACTTagatggcacttacttatagcactttgtagtttatcttttattttgaagaaattgtactttcttgattcttgtggttctgggtttgtaccctcattgttgaatgcacttatgtAAGTCGccttggataaaagcgtcagctaaatgaaatgtaatgtaatgaaaatatatatatatatatatatttagttatgaAATGAGAGGTCACTAGGACAGGCTAGGGTGGGGTTGTGCAATATATCTAAGAACAACAAAAGAAGGTTAAAAAAAGGTGAGGATGTATTCTTCTTATAAACAGGCAACTCAGGTAattctctttcaaaatgaaagtcAACTAACAAACGAAAAACATCCCAGAGGAGATAAAGATTCTTTCAACTGCACAGAATTtgcacacaatatatatatatgtcaggATATTTCTGTTAATTGCCCTCCCCCAACAATTTGATGACCAgagtgacacacagagctgcagccctATCCGCTGGTACTACCACTTCATCACAGTGTAACTCAAAGCCTCAGTGCTGAAGGGTGATCGGCTCATCTGTATCATTATAGAGTACTTGAAAAGGTCCAGACTGTATCACAAAGCTCTGCTTCTGTAGAACCCAGACTTACCCAGAATAGAGTAGGTCTCCTCCCACTATGGACCAACACAGAACCAGACAGGGTCACCTAGAGGGGTTACAGTACAACACCCTTAAATACAGAATATGGAAGAAATGTAAGTGTCTATAGTCAAGTCGATCATCATGCAGTTCtgagaaaaataagaaaggcAGATGTAAACTGAGGTGGGATATACCTATGCATTGATTAACACTACCCACAGTTTCCCTGCCTCTAAAGCAGGGTTCTTAAACGTTTTTCCGGCAGGGGTCcaccaaactggtggagagatggcgCAGGGACcccatactatatatattgtataaaattgtgttttattttaaactgtgcctagtgccatgtataaacatagttaccctgttattgtgcattcaatactaagctattcaaatataacacaagttcatatattcatgtttttaatttaaacatgtgctaggtacagggtggccatgccactgccatttaacatacatcttgcatacaacactgagctattaaagtaattcacggaatcatttttttattttaaatatgcatgtagaagagacagtgaatcctcaagccatctgtggatggcacacatactccaacattagtgagatgtcggacccttaTATGGGtggcacacaacttatctaaccatggacggatggaggttgtcaggcagagggtcaaatcagcctctcaatatgttggattcatgttaatgtgcatttaaagacatttatatttgtgggaaaaaattgtgttagaaaataaatcagattataaaaattaaaaaaaatgatctacTCAACCAAACATTTGGCAAGCCCCCTGCAGTAAATCcacggaccccctaggggtcgcagaccccctgttgaagacctctgctctaAAGCCATTCaaagacatgaactccagaggatGTCCACACAATTAGGTAGCACAACGTAGCAGGACATCCTCTGGTCGAACAACAAAGAAACCTTCGTAGCATTTAGATAAGGTGTGGTGCAGCATGCAGAGGCAAGACTAAGGGATGAATTTCGCTGTGGAGTATATTTTTTACAGCCGATTGACACCGGTGTCTGCCTTAATCACCAAAAgttctcttgacatcttcgtaaATATTTTCTATGTATATGGGACTGCTATTTCACCACTACAAAAAAACTGGTTTAGTCCTTGCAGCATGCAATTGAAGGGAGTGACTGATTGCTGGAGAAGTGATTTTCAATATGTCAGGTAGGTCAGggaataagaaaagaaaagaaaaaggaaagagaaagaaagcaaacgGAGGGCAAATGACTGTtgacttatttattttcacacaaaGGTGAGAGGTGATAGTAAAATAAGAATGTGGACTTGAACCAGAACGACATGtccatttatttttccacaCATAGTCAGATCTCGCTCAAAAACGACAACCACTTTGCAATAAAGGTCTCATACAGATACACTGCTTATTACACAAATTCACTGaacaacctttcaaaataaggcAACTAAATATTATAGCTGACATTCACACAGGGTGATGATCTACCTGTTCTACAGCGGAGCTGTGTTTATACAGGGAGCTTTTTATCAATGTAAGTTTAGAAATGTAAGATGCTATTTTTTAAGATTTGTTTTATACTTTAGGgaacagtgttaattttggcagctatttttgatttagtcttagtcttagtcttttgacgaatatgcaaattagttttagtcacatttagttatttttatccACATGCTtatgcgttttcacgggcccgtagcgcaagagcccttccgggtcacttacgtgcttatgtatcccttctgaGTTCTtttgctttcactgtgtctctctgagcgagtacgcggggcgggggggcggagctacggaccggtgctctatctgggagcgcacaggcacacacaaagacacacagactcgcccgctcctgatacttcatgacggcctgatacgatgatgtttttaaaatgattgtgactaccaccaacattttcgtctcttctcgtctcgtcaacgaaagttaaaatagatttagtcatagtttttattttcaaagatccgttttcgttacgtcttcgtcatggaaaaagggtcgttaacgaatatttttcgttatagttttcgtcaacgaaattaataCTGTTAGGGAATTACtataataaatgttaaatattttggCAATTGAAATGTGGCAAGATTTCATATTGTGCTAAATTAAGCTTATCAGATTATTATTACTTATAATTATTTGGTATCTACTGTTAATTAGTGGCAACCCTTATGAACACAACAGATTCCTTTGTATAGTTGCAACTGTTATTTGcagaattatttttctttaaatacattAGGGACATCATGAATTTCACATATGGAGCTCCTTCAGAGAATTTTCAGAGATTCTAAAGGGTTCAGTAGATATCCGAAAGCAGCTTAACTGACCTGTATGACAACAATCAGGAAAAGGGCCACATCCCCTGTAAAGTGGACCTCATGGATCTGGAGCACAGAGGCACTGAGACAAAGAATCAAAGCCCCAATAACAATCTGGATCGCCTGAGTGGGGGAAAAGTGGAGGAAGACAGCGCATTTAGCCTTatcagaacagaacagaacagaaaaggCTTTTTGTTTGACAAATGCATATGAGAGATAATAATCACTGACTGACAGCATATTTTGTATCTGGTCTGGAATGAATCTGTACTATATGCTTGCTCGTTGTGGTAACTATTAGGTTTCTCAATAATATTGTAAGTCTTGACCTTACGATGTAGATActattaattaaaaatgaattgaactgaattgatttttaattgaattgaatgcTCACGCCCAGAGTCTTGGGCTCCATCTTGAGGTGGGACTGCAGTTGGCCTGGGGAGAGGGTCCCCACTGCAGGTATTGGGTCTTTATCATTAAGAGCCATCCTGctgaagaaagacaaatgaCAGCTTTAACAGAACAGTAGATACAGATGTATTGAGTCCAAGAgaaagtaatgggtaggatggGTAAAATGTTACTACGGTGATATGATTGACCTCAGAGACTGGTCTGTCTAATGATGTGCCTTGGTTTAACATAATTCGACTGATGTGCTGGCAGGAACCTGCTAATGAGGAAGCAATACCTTGATTACTAACACAAGGGAGGGACGGCTACTAACTGAAAGATGTACACACGGTATATGCTCcaagaggaaagaaacatcTTAATAGTGTCTCTTTATCTTTAGGAGTACTCACAAGCCAGGGTTTACTGGGAGCAAATACCTGCTTTGTGTTGTGGTATGCTCTGCACAATTATCTTGTATAGATATAATGTGTAATATACAATAAacataatatatagtggcatatacagtagTGTGTGAGTATGGTCAAAAATGATTTAACACATGTGTGTCCTTGTCTGCATGTACAGAGAGAGTGGCTCTACAGCGCCACTAGAGGGAGAAAATCCACAGGGTTACTTTGACACAGAAGCCTTGTGACTTAAAATTGATATGGTCTTCAAATGGTGCATAAACACAACAGGAACTGTCaagcacaaataaacacaaatagacaaaaacaaataaatacacaaattaatgataaagtatttaaatggtATGTAGATAATTCAGGATCCATACTCTGACTGATGTTTCAACTTCGAGTACTGTGAGATGCATGTTTAGGCACAGAAATAGAATTTCTTAACTTTGGGTTGAACACTACAGCAACCTATAGGCAAAGCAATTCGTAAGCGACTCTACTttcgatcaatcaatcaatcacactgTATTTGTaggccatattcacaaatcacaatttgtctcagagctttaacagggtgtgacatcctcttccCTACACAGACTTAATGTCTTCAATGCTGAATGCAAATAATGATGATGTTAATATCTTTTATTTAGTCATTTTGGATCTTTTCACTGATACGACTTTCAGTCAAAACGTCGacgttgcttggacacacacactctaaccataagcctcaatgtgctagcatgttctgacaacaccaaggaggttcgtacctcaatttttgcctcattttaccctaatgttagattaatttttttaatgtcaaagtattggttggagatatatgttatgggtcccaaaattgataccacagcaacaaagtatatctgtagaatacagcatgaatgcagcagcagtaacgacacggagcattcagttccacatccagactgcatcttattcaaattaaacacaatttcaagtacaagcatttctttgagtgtaactgcattttaagtgcataaaacatacaatcaattattatggtgtctctttcctccaaacatcttaatatacatcatcactcataaagaaatataaacatttacaatatagacctattgaacatgagcttataactggtctttataaggcacaataacaatacatgaattacagagtctatgtgtgtcggagctgaactacacactgtaaagtaaacaatatactatcgcgacccgcctgcaagacgacgtgcaggtaaaataaacacctatacaggcgaatgtaaagttttaccagtcaacatgtctcaatgacacccgtggtgatcaagcgaggctttaggagctaacgtaggtgactctcacccactactaccctgtagaatacaggatggaagcagcagcaggaacgacacggagcattcagttcctcatccagactgcgtctgacagtacggggtgcaattgctcccgtgccaaacgttccacctgagtgctgctgtcatttacagatttctctaatgaaactacttaaattactgtcagagtaattaaatacaatatttttggccataccacatagagaagggggcttCTCTATGCTGCATGCAGGTGATGTGGAAATGTCGCATCTAGGCCTATCTTTGTGAAGAAAGCCTGCAGACTGACTCCCAGCAGTGACAGGCAAACAGTCATGAGTCAGCAAAACCAAGGACCTCTGCTTCTCTAGCAGCCCAAATGCATGTATGAACAGAACGACCTCTGTAGGCTACAGCAGCGGTCATAGCACAAGTATTTCTGTGAActcagagcagaaacacagagttGACATCCAGTCATTCATGGAGTTTAGAATGAGCATACATGATCTCCGATGAGTGCGCAGCGAACCTGGCACTGCTCCAGGAGCCGACGCGACATAACAAATTAATCTGAAATGTCCAGGTGTCCCACGTTGATTTATTGGATATACATGATCAATACCCGAAGTAATGTTTcgatatacacacaaacattaacgCAAAATGAACACAGACGCTTGTTTTCAAGGACACTCCGTCCCGTCTCAGACGACCTGTCCTTGTTTGTCCTGCGTGAGGAAATGCGGTGAACAGAGCCTCTTACCTCAGCTGTGTTGTAGCAGCTCGACGAACCTCCTCGTGATGATACACCGCAGAATGTGCTCAGTGTGGCTCCTCTGGAGGCTGCAGAAGGGTGTGTTCAAGAGCTGGATGTCACTGCAGCAAAGTGATGCTGCCACTTTTTTATAGACTTCGCAGTCTGATGCATTCTTAAAGACCCCCTccgagcgcccccccccccccccccccccgaaaaaaaagaagcaatgcACACATTTCTGCACAACACAGTATAAGTTACAAATGcccaacaaaatgaaaaataaaagtgaatgcaatacgcttctgtattcttctgtttttttttttatcttgccattgaaataggccatcacttcacttcatgactttaatgctgtatctagacccatgttagaatatcaaatttaatcaaaaggctgttatgtggggtggaacttctagctctaggtccaaccctcctcctttgatgtgcggcaggatgatgtgctgtgggacgatgtgcgccacaggatgttgatgtgcaccgcaggatgatgtgcgccacaggactaTGTgggccgatgtgcgccccagaatgatgtgcgctgcaggatgatgtacgctgcaggatgatgtgcaccaggatgatgccgcaggatgatgtacgCCGCaccagtgatgatgatatgtgctgcaggatgatgtgcgctgcaggatgatgatgtgcgccacaggatgatgtctgccgcaAGAGGATGTctgccgcaagatgatgtgcgctgcacgatgatgtacggtgatgatgtgcaccgcaggatgatgtgcgtggcaTGATGATGTggggtgatgatgtgcgctgcaggatgatgtgcgctgcaggaccatgtgcgccgcaggatgatgtgcgtgcaccgaaggatgaagtgcgccacaggatgatgttcCCCGCATGATGaggtgcgcagcaggatgaagtgcgccccCCAGGAtggtgtgtgcagcaggatgatgtgtgctgcaggatgatgtgcgccgatgatATGCGCTGTGTGGTgtgtgctgcacgatgatgtgcggtaaTGTGCGTGATGATGTGCTACgtacgatgatgtgcgccgcagggcGATGTGAGccgcaggaagatgtgcgctgcaggaggatgtgccctgcaggaggaagtgcgccgcaggaggatgtgcgccccaggatgatgtgcgctgcaggatgatgtgcgccaatgATATGCGCCATGtggtgtgtgctgcaggatgatgtgcagtgatgtgcggtgatgatgtgcaccatgccatgatgtgcgctgcaggaggaagtgcgccacaggatgatgtgcgctgcaagacgatgtgcgctgcaggacatcatcgtgctgcgcatcctgcggcgcacatcatcctgcagcgcacatcatagTATGGagaacatcatcctgctgcgcacatcatcactgcacatcatcttgctgccacatcatcctgcagcgcacagcATCCTGCAGCGTACATcaacgcacatcatcgtgcgcatcctgctgctcacatcatcctgtggcgcacttcatcctgcagcgcacctcatcctgcggcgcacatcatcgtgtggcacacatcatcctgcagcgcacatcatcctgcggagcacatcatcatgcggagcacatcatcatgcgacagacatcatcctgcagcgcacatcaccgcacatcatcctgcagcgcatatcatcactgcacatcattgtgcTGCCACATCATCGTGCgcatcctgcggagcacatcatagTATGGagaacatcatcctgctgcgcacatcatcactgcacatcatcgtgctgccacatcatcctgcagcacacagcaTCCTGCAGCGTACATcaacgcacatcatcgtgcgcatcctgctgctcacatcatcctgtggcgcacttcatcctgcagcgcacctcatcctgcggcgcacatcatcgtgtggcacacatcatcctgcagcgcacatcatcctgcggagcacatcatcatgcggagcacatcatcatgcgacagacatcttcctgcagcgcacatcaccgcgcatcatcctgcagcgcacatcatcactgcacatcattgtgcTGCCACATCATCGTGCgcatcctgcggagcacatcatcctgccgcgcacatcatcttgtggcgcacttcatcctgatgcgcacatcatcaccgcacatcatcgctcagcgcacatcatcatgcgacAGACAtaatcctgcggcgcacatcatcaccgcacatcatcctgcctgCACGTCATCGTGCGGCGCCCATCATCTTGAGGCGCACATCATAGAGTCGCAAGATAGCCAGAGTATCTCTTTTGAATCATTTTGCCGGTCCAAAGACCGGATAAATGAGGAGGgctggacgtagagctagcagtTCCACCccaacatttaacaatacaggacaagctctcgatacagcattaaagtcacaAAGTTATTTAGAGAAGTGAAGCCTACttcaatagcaatataaaaaaaaagaatcaacagaagaatacggaagcttattgcattcacttttatgttttatttctttaagcATTTATCTCGGAATTTCCACGAAAATTATCTCAGAAaaacttaattattttttcatatttagttCTAAACGTATTTAGGGTgattttttctcactttctgtacgtcctatagcgaccattacaattatgcaaattaggcgatggcgtcatttagcgacatctagcaacttttaggacagccaatagctactttccctgatgaggaggtggcAACACTGTGCAGGACTCCTGCGTTAAGGCGGAAGGGCTCACGGCAGCACCCGCTGGTCGCTGAGGACAGTAACTGCAGAACGATACGTGCTTTCACGTCAGAttccaaaacaccagaaagttggtaacacagtgtgtgtgtgtctcatagggtgtgtctgagagagtgagcagagcggggggcggagccccggcgcCTGATTGTGTGTGCTGTCcgcgacacacacaacactgttcaggaagccactgcagaggggcggcTCTTCAGATCCGCGGGTTGCAGACCTCTGTCTCCGGCGAAAGAGCAATTTATTTACTGCTCCGCTGTTGAAGAGATGCGGACGTTTAAACATTCGGcgcgccacacagtttgataatcactgctctatacagtggatcccccccccccttccgtTCTATTTTGGagacccagaggtgaactgtcccccGCGCCCCATCCCccttctcacacagcatcaagcaggggcgctgcagttgcagggggcgccaatttgccaattcAACACACcgtgatatgatagataatagaaatCCGCTTAGCAGGccagattactttttttttttttttttttaaatgctcgTGCCGCCCCCCACGTGACATGAGAAACCGCCACTGACTGCAGCTTCCAGCAACCTGACCTTTGCATAACGCtaaattttaaaaacaagtagaaccgcccccccctccaaaataaaaatccagattctATGAAAATGCTGCTAATTATTTTACTTAAATACTAAGtttatacacaaaataaataaataaacattatgcTATATACCCTGTACTTGCCATTTACTTATTCTGCCAACTGGCAAAGAGTGCTATCTTATTTCTGATAATTTTTTACATATAATTAATGCCTCAAGGGGTTTTAAGAACTGTAATACCTTGGCATCAGGACGGAAAGGGCCGGCCTTGGCAATGTTGGAGTCCTAGGCCAGATTTCAGATTGGTTACATTCATTAGTTAATAAAACCACttaacaaaaaaattatttaaaagatgaaataCTGGATTTGTGTAAAATGCACATCAGATTCCACTtgatttttgcattttaatgcaATAATAACAGTGTTTGACATCGTGAAATGTAAAACGTGAGGAAATgctatacattatttatttcacatgcatTCAAATAGCCAGTCAAATAATCATGTATCCCCAAGAACTTTGGGACTGtgtacagatgaaaacacaggcagacaaaaagctataaaaaattatataaaagagTCTGAAATCTGCTGTACTgacagctagctagctatttatgtcgacaaaaataaacattaatgatgtgcAATTCTCGTGTGAGAAGCCGTAAACAGGAAGCACATTTCTCTACGCCAGTTCGGGGGTAAATTATAACGTTTTttacaggtgactgacctactgAAGCCTATAGATGCCACCTCCACAGAATAGATtgtgggcttgtgtgtgtgtttagacacaactgacaaatgtgtggaaTAAGTACATAATTAAAGATGTGGAAATTTCATCATGTGGGGGCCCGATTCGCTTGCGGCCGCTGATTGCAAACCCGAAAAACACAAGCTACAACCACTGGGGGCTTTGCATGTGTTCCCTGTTTTGTCTTTGCATGCTGCCTGGCAAATCAAGGGAACATCCAAAGAATAGAGCCATTTTTGCAAAATACTTATTTTACATAGCAAATTAAAAGTTACACTTCACATTGTCTAAGTATATTTTCCTGGTCATTTGACTCAGGCATAAAACAAGTATCCGCAGGCTGCTCCCATCACAATTTCGTAGGAAATGTTACTAAAAGTAATTCGTATAAATTCCACTAAATTGTGAGTCAGGAGACTGGGGACACGTGACCTATgcgcttctctctcttcgtgaaaacaaaaaacatggcggacattcatctaaccctaactcaatatgaaaaatacatatgaagtcTGCACTACGGTGATTCACCAGAGTGACAGCCGCAGGAATAAgttgttcctgaacctgctggtccgggaacggaggaccctgtagcgcctcccagaggggaggagggcaaacagtctcgGACTGggttgttaatgaacaaagCTGTCTCTAACTTGATCCAGAGTGAAACATATGATTAAGTATAAAGCAAACCTACATATTGACTagccattaaataccacttaaaacagatttgacagatttgatccagcttggaccACAACTACACCTGAGATGGCCTGTGTTTGGAGCAggatgaaatgtaaactttgtcgTAGAACAAAATTAAAGACATCGTCGTAAAAGTCTTGACCTCGGgagtaacattatgtcagtgggaaaattgtggatggctcctgctcctcagggatgACTTTGAACCTTGCACCGGAGTCAGTTTTGATGGCTTACAGGATAGAAACTACCAGGGGCGGCCGGCCAATAGAGGGCGATAGGGCGCCGCCCTCCttgagtcaaaaaaaaaaaaaaaaaaaaaaaaagataatatgcctaatatttttttttaataatatatcatatgtatatattttttagtgaTAATGATGCTAaccaatacattttgtaaaaaattaagcctgttttcctctgagcagTTGTGTTTCATACCAACCGAGCGCTATGGGCGATTTCAGCCTGCCTGGAAATCGCCCCCAGCGCTCTCATTGACTTTcatgtaaaagcttttttttttcaaactgcaagCCCTGCAATGCATTCTCTATGGGTTCCGGGAGTGCTTGC harbors:
- the si:dkey-81h8.1 gene encoding uncharacterized protein si:dkey-81h8.1 isoform X3, which codes for MALNDKDPIPAVGTLSPGQLQSHLKMEPKTLGAIQIVIGALILCLSASVLQIHEVHFTGDVALFLIVVIQVTLSGSVLVHSGRRPTLFWVKCTLVLHLISAAFATAALGLMSKHLPYRQDSYHCEHCRRLELHAVLLIDGILGTLVVFLVLELLICITAMLFGLSVLAAGATQASSQRPVYPQTRPPLAPAVQAAAAEPSQQVAVVVTEPDSEQMEDISTPPTEPQVEPIEAVATQP
- the si:dkey-81h8.1 gene encoding uncharacterized protein si:dkey-81h8.1 isoform X1 gives rise to the protein MALNDKDPIPAVGTLSPGQLQSHLKMEPKTLGAIQIVIGALILCLSASVLQIHEVHFTGDVALFLIVVIQVTLSGSVLVHSGRRPTLFWVKCTLVLHLISAAFATAALGLMSKHLPYRQDSYHCEHCRRLELHAVQHCFRKCTGLIEQKCKLLIDGILGTLVVFLVLELLICITAMLFGLSVLAAGATQASSQRPVYPQTRPPLAPAVQAAAAEPSQQVAVVVTEPDSEQMEDISTPPTEPQVEPIEAVATQP
- the si:dkey-81h8.1 gene encoding uncharacterized protein si:dkey-81h8.1 isoform X2, which gives rise to MALNDKDPIPAVGTLSPGQLQSHLKMEPKTLGAIQIVIGALILCLSASVLQIHEVHFTGDVALFLIVVIQVTLSGSVLVHSGRRPTLFWVKCTLVLHLISAAFATAALGLMSKHLPYRQDSYHCEHCRRLELHAVQHCFRKCTGLIEQKCKLLIDGILGTLVVFLVLELLICITAMLFGLSVLAAGATQASSQRPVYPQTRPPLAPAVQAAAAEPSQVAVVVTEPDSEQMEDISTPPTEPQVEPIEAVATQP